Proteins from a genomic interval of Micromonospora sp. NBC_00389:
- a CDS encoding phosphoribosyl-ATP diphosphatase, whose translation MKTFEELFAELQAKAAAGTPGSGTVAALDKGVHFIGKKVVEEAAESWMAAEHEGPQRTAEEISQLLYQVQVLMLASGLELKDVYRHL comes from the coding sequence GTGAAGACGTTCGAGGAGTTGTTCGCCGAGCTGCAGGCCAAGGCCGCCGCCGGCACCCCGGGCTCGGGCACCGTCGCCGCCCTGGACAAGGGGGTGCACTTCATCGGCAAGAAGGTCGTCGAGGAGGCGGCCGAGTCGTGGATGGCCGCCGAGCACGAGGGGCCGCAGCGCACCGCCGAGGAGATCTCCCAGCTGCTCTACCAGGTCCAGGTGCTGATGCTCGCCAGCGGTCTCGAGCTCAAGGACGTCTACCGACATCTGTGA
- a CDS encoding riboflavin synthase, with the protein MFTGIVEELGEIVRVTATAGDSALVAVRGPLVTSDARHGDSIAVNGVCLTVVEVADGTFTADVMGETLRRSALGALRPGDPVNLERAAALGSRLGGHLVQGHVDGVGELISREPAEQWETVRFRLPAALSRYVVEKGSITIDGVSLTVAEVGADQFAVGLIPTTLKLTTLGAKGVGDPVNLEVDVLAKYVERLLGARLTDGPTGPVGGVAALDGVA; encoded by the coding sequence ATGTTCACCGGCATTGTCGAGGAGCTGGGCGAGATCGTCCGGGTGACGGCGACGGCGGGCGATTCGGCGCTGGTCGCCGTACGCGGCCCGCTGGTCACCTCAGACGCCCGACACGGGGACTCCATCGCGGTCAACGGGGTCTGCCTGACCGTGGTGGAGGTGGCCGACGGGACCTTCACCGCCGACGTGATGGGCGAGACGCTGCGCCGCTCCGCGCTCGGCGCACTGCGCCCCGGCGACCCGGTCAACCTGGAGCGGGCCGCCGCGCTGGGCAGCCGGCTCGGCGGGCACCTGGTGCAGGGGCACGTGGACGGGGTCGGTGAGCTGATCTCCCGGGAGCCGGCCGAGCAGTGGGAGACGGTCCGGTTCCGGCTGCCCGCCGCCCTGTCCCGGTACGTCGTGGAGAAGGGCTCGATCACCATTGACGGCGTCTCGCTGACCGTCGCCGAGGTGGGCGCGGACCAGTTCGCCGTCGGGCTGATCCCGACCACGCTCAAGCTGACCACGCTCGGCGCGAAGGGCGTCGGCGACCCGGTCAACCTGGAAGTCGACGTGCTGGCCAAGTACGTCGAGCGGCTGCTCGGCGCCCGGCTGACCGACGGCCCGACCGGCCCGGTCGGCGGCGTCGCCGCCCTGGACGGGGTGGCCTGA
- a CDS encoding bifunctional 3,4-dihydroxy-2-butanone-4-phosphate synthase/GTP cyclohydrolase II yields MSTFASIEQAVAEIAAGRPVVVVDDADRENEGDLIFAAELATPELLAFMVRHTSGYVCVPLTESECDRLDLPPMHHTNQDRRGTAYTVTVDAREGVSTGISAADRAHTIRLLADPTTDPTDLARPGHVVPLRAREGGVLRRPGHTEAAVDLTRLAGLRPAGVLCELVNDDGTMMRVPDLEKFCAEHGLTLITIADLIAYRRRTEKQVELVADARMPTRHGVFRALGYRAEHDPAEHIAMVLGDLGDGQDVLVRVHSECLTGDVFGSLRCDCGPQLDAALARVGQEGRGVVLYVRGHEGRGIGLLHKLQAYQLQDLGRDTVDANLDLGLPADARDYGTGAQILYDLGVRSMRLLTNNPAKRAGLEGYGLTITGREGLPAGAHPENLRYLRTKRDRMGHLLDELDEVTEAPTGRAVASDEIGA; encoded by the coding sequence ATGAGCACCTTCGCGAGCATCGAGCAGGCGGTCGCCGAGATCGCGGCCGGTCGTCCGGTCGTCGTGGTCGACGACGCCGACCGGGAGAACGAGGGCGATCTGATCTTCGCGGCCGAGCTGGCCACGCCGGAACTGCTGGCCTTCATGGTGCGGCACACCTCCGGCTACGTCTGCGTGCCGTTGACCGAGAGCGAGTGCGACCGGCTCGACCTGCCGCCGATGCACCACACCAACCAGGACCGCCGCGGCACCGCGTACACCGTGACCGTGGACGCCCGGGAGGGGGTCAGCACCGGCATCTCGGCGGCCGACCGCGCGCACACCATCCGGCTGCTCGCCGACCCGACCACCGACCCCACGGACCTGGCCCGACCCGGGCACGTGGTGCCGCTGCGGGCCCGCGAGGGCGGGGTGCTGCGCCGGCCGGGACACACCGAGGCGGCGGTCGACCTGACCCGGCTGGCCGGGCTGCGCCCGGCGGGCGTGCTCTGTGAGCTGGTCAACGACGACGGCACCATGATGCGCGTGCCGGACCTGGAGAAGTTCTGCGCCGAGCACGGCCTCACGCTGATCACCATCGCCGACCTGATCGCCTACCGACGGCGGACCGAGAAGCAGGTCGAGCTGGTCGCCGACGCCCGGATGCCAACCCGGCACGGGGTGTTCCGGGCGCTCGGCTACCGCGCCGAGCACGACCCGGCCGAACACATCGCGATGGTGCTGGGCGACCTCGGTGACGGCCAGGACGTACTGGTCCGGGTGCACTCCGAGTGCCTCACCGGGGACGTGTTCGGCTCCCTGCGCTGCGACTGCGGGCCGCAACTGGACGCCGCGCTGGCCCGCGTCGGGCAGGAGGGCCGGGGCGTGGTGCTCTACGTGCGCGGGCACGAGGGGCGCGGCATCGGGCTGCTGCACAAGCTGCAGGCGTACCAGCTGCAGGACCTGGGCCGGGACACCGTGGATGCCAACCTCGACCTGGGCCTGCCGGCGGACGCCCGCGACTACGGCACCGGCGCGCAGATCCTGTACGACCTGGGCGTGCGTTCGATGCGGCTGCTCACCAACAACCCGGCCAAGCGCGCCGGGCTGGAGGGCTACGGGCTGACCATCACCGGCCGGGAGGGACTGCCGGCCGGCGCGCACCCGGAGAACCTGCGCTACCTGCGCACCAAGCGGGACCGGATGGGTCACCTGCTGGACGAGTTGGACGAGGTGACCGAGGCTCCCACGGGGCGTGCGGTTGCCAGCGACGAGATCGGAGCATAG
- the ribD gene encoding bifunctional diaminohydroxyphosphoribosylaminopyrimidine deaminase/5-amino-6-(5-phosphoribosylamino)uracil reductase RibD, with protein sequence MASVSVDEAMRRAIELAARGLGTTSPNPVVGCVLLDADGQVVGEGFHAYAGGPHAEIVALAQAGERARGGTAVVTLEPCNHTGRTGPCSNALVQAGVGRVVIAVPDPNPVATGGAATLRSAGVRVDLGVRGDEAEAGNVAWLTSMRRGWPYVIWKYAATLDGRSAAADGTSMWITSEAARIDVHALRGTVDAVLAGVGTVLADDPRLTARNLRDGSLAIRQPLRVVVDSAGRTPADARVRDGAARTWIATAAEVGAGPDGRVDLPALLAALHQRGVRAVLLEGGPRLAGAFLAAGLVDKIVGYVAPRLLGAGPTALIDAGVTTIAEAIDLEYVDVTQIGPDLRITALPRKREG encoded by the coding sequence ATGGCCAGCGTCTCCGTCGATGAGGCGATGCGGCGTGCGATCGAACTGGCGGCGCGCGGGCTGGGCACAACCAGCCCCAACCCGGTGGTCGGCTGCGTGCTGCTCGACGCGGACGGCCAGGTCGTCGGGGAGGGCTTCCACGCCTACGCCGGCGGCCCGCACGCCGAGATCGTCGCGCTGGCCCAGGCCGGGGAGCGGGCCCGCGGCGGCACCGCAGTGGTCACCCTGGAGCCCTGTAACCACACCGGTCGCACCGGTCCCTGCAGCAACGCGCTGGTCCAGGCCGGTGTGGGCCGGGTGGTGATCGCCGTGCCCGACCCCAACCCGGTGGCCACCGGTGGCGCCGCCACGCTGCGCTCCGCCGGGGTCCGGGTGGACCTGGGAGTACGCGGCGACGAGGCCGAGGCCGGCAACGTCGCCTGGCTGACCTCGATGCGCCGCGGCTGGCCGTACGTGATCTGGAAGTACGCCGCCACCCTGGACGGCCGGTCCGCTGCGGCGGACGGAACCAGCATGTGGATCACCTCGGAGGCGGCCCGGATCGACGTGCACGCGCTGCGCGGCACGGTCGACGCGGTCCTCGCCGGGGTCGGCACCGTGCTCGCCGATGATCCCCGGCTGACCGCCCGCAACCTGCGCGACGGCAGCCTCGCCATCCGGCAGCCGCTGCGGGTCGTGGTGGACAGCGCAGGGCGTACCCCGGCCGACGCCCGGGTCCGCGACGGCGCCGCCCGGACCTGGATCGCGACCGCCGCCGAGGTTGGCGCAGGCCCCGACGGCCGGGTCGATCTGCCGGCGCTGCTCGCGGCGCTGCACCAGCGCGGCGTCCGCGCGGTGCTGCTGGAGGGCGGCCCCCGGCTGGCCGGCGCGTTCCTGGCCGCCGGCCTGGTCGACAAGATCGTCGGGTACGTCGCGCCCCGGCTGCTCGGCGCCGGCCCGACCGCCCTGATCGACGCAGGCGTGACCACCATCGCTGAGGCCATCGATCTGGAGTACGTCGACGTTACGCAGATCGGTCCGGATCTGCGGATCACCGCGTTGCCTCGGAAGAGGGAGGGCTGA
- the ribH gene encoding 6,7-dimethyl-8-ribityllumazine synthase, with protein sequence MAGFGEPGVDAVDAAGMTVGVVAARWHGELTDHMLERAVAAAEACGARAVVARVAGSVELPVVAQALARRCDVVVALGVVVRGATAHFDYVCRSVTDGLTRVALDEGKPVAHGVLTVETIEQARDRAGLPGSAEDKGWSATVAALDAALAVRTLASNGQRVGFGG encoded by the coding sequence ATGGCGGGTTTCGGGGAGCCGGGCGTCGACGCGGTGGACGCGGCCGGGATGACCGTCGGGGTGGTGGCCGCCCGTTGGCACGGTGAGTTGACCGACCACATGCTGGAGCGGGCCGTCGCCGCCGCCGAGGCGTGTGGCGCGCGGGCCGTGGTGGCCCGGGTCGCCGGGTCGGTCGAGCTGCCGGTGGTGGCCCAGGCCCTCGCGCGCCGCTGCGACGTGGTGGTCGCACTCGGCGTGGTGGTCCGTGGCGCCACGGCACACTTCGACTACGTCTGCCGTTCGGTCACCGACGGGCTCACCCGGGTGGCGCTGGACGAGGGCAAGCCGGTGGCGCACGGTGTGCTCACCGTGGAGACCATCGAGCAGGCCCGGGACCGGGCCGGGCTGCCCGGATCGGCGGAGGACAAGGGCTGGTCGGCCACCGTCGCCGCGCTGGACGCCGCGCTGGCCGTCCGGACGCTGGCCAGCAACGGTCAGCGGGTCGGCTTCGGCGGCTGA
- the pnuC gene encoding nicotinamide riboside transporter PnuC produces MGPLGWLLDAQVQIAGSPVLVREIVGNVFGLVSALLGLRRLVWAWPVGMIGNALLFTVFLGGAFATPQAHDLYGQAGRQVFFFAVSVYGWWRWQRNRSAGAGHAAVLPRWATGRERLAMLLAAAVGTAVAYPVLAALGSWGPLPDAWILTGSLLATYGMARGWVEFWLVWIAVDAVGVPLLLRGGFYPSAVMYLIYGAFCAWGFAAWWRTSRAVRPVASIPPTYTEAVA; encoded by the coding sequence ATGGGCCCGCTCGGCTGGCTGCTGGACGCCCAGGTGCAGATCGCCGGCTCGCCGGTGCTGGTCCGGGAGATCGTCGGCAACGTGTTCGGGCTGGTCTCCGCGCTGCTCGGGCTGCGTCGGCTGGTCTGGGCCTGGCCGGTCGGCATGATCGGCAACGCGTTGCTGTTCACCGTCTTCCTCGGCGGGGCGTTCGCCACCCCGCAGGCGCACGACCTGTACGGGCAGGCCGGCCGGCAGGTGTTCTTCTTCGCGGTCAGCGTCTACGGCTGGTGGCGCTGGCAGCGCAACCGCAGCGCCGGCGCCGGGCACGCCGCGGTGCTCCCGCGCTGGGCCACCGGGCGGGAGCGGCTGGCGATGCTGCTGGCCGCCGCCGTCGGCACCGCCGTGGCATACCCGGTGCTCGCCGCGCTGGGCTCCTGGGGCCCGCTGCCGGACGCCTGGATCCTCACCGGCAGCCTGCTGGCCACCTACGGCATGGCCCGCGGCTGGGTGGAGTTCTGGCTGGTCTGGATCGCGGTGGACGCGGTCGGCGTGCCACTGCTGCTGCGCGGCGGGTTCTACCCGTCGGCGGTCATGTACCTGATCTATGGCGCCTTCTGCGCCTGGGGCTTCGCCGCCTGGTGGCGCACCTCGCGCGCCGTCCGTCCGGTCGCCTCGATCCCGCCCACCTACACGGAGGCTGTCGCATGA